Proteins from a genomic interval of Leptospiraceae bacterium:
- a CDS encoding GAF domain-containing protein, whose product MEELKREIEDLKGIVSSYETLHELSQKELADAREAIKGYEAMLNLSAEERKQSYDTVDAFRLVQEVSRQELIDAGKVIKNILSMDKELSVVSDVKPLMTKILISAIQSLSADHGIIFLKKQGDLVPVFFENITENQITILEYIKSLAQGSMRAEGGRTKGDYLVKHDSEEKTISYICNSFKQDERVIGVIYLEKSSNSTPFHSTDVNTLEVFSLQVAIAFQQSNSNIKMISMLREINQKNQILERAQELNVRLSQTKDAFLKNLSNELKTPLSFIHGFSELLQSTEPSNSQQIQSHVESIYLESEKLNDLLSDLLLITNLETELVLKKEDLSIKQIVDFSLEKVQEIIKRKKLEVNLTIAGNVLADKVLFTKALFNLVKNAAYYNQRNGKIDIFSEKLKNETRITVRDSGIGISEESLKNVFDKFYRAVNADSYEGIGVGLFITKRVIELHGGSVTATSELMKGSTFQIHLPN is encoded by the coding sequence TTGGAAGAACTTAAAAGAGAAATTGAAGATTTGAAAGGGATTGTTTCCTCTTATGAAACACTGCATGAATTAAGTCAAAAGGAGTTGGCTGACGCTAGAGAAGCTATCAAAGGATACGAGGCTATGCTCAATCTTTCTGCTGAGGAAAGAAAACAATCTTATGATACTGTAGATGCATTTCGTTTGGTGCAAGAAGTTTCAAGACAGGAATTAATAGATGCAGGCAAAGTAATTAAAAATATTCTTTCAATGGACAAGGAACTTTCAGTGGTTTCGGACGTTAAACCTCTAATGACCAAAATTCTTATTTCTGCGATTCAATCACTTTCGGCGGATCACGGTATTATTTTTCTAAAAAAACAGGGAGATTTAGTGCCTGTTTTTTTTGAAAATATCACAGAAAATCAAATCACTATTTTAGAATACATTAAATCATTGGCACAAGGTAGTATGCGTGCTGAAGGAGGTAGAACAAAAGGAGACTATCTTGTAAAACATGACAGTGAAGAAAAAACTATTTCCTATATTTGTAATAGTTTTAAACAAGATGAACGCGTAATCGGTGTTATTTACTTAGAGAAGTCCTCCAATTCAACTCCATTTCATTCTACTGATGTTAATACATTAGAGGTTTTCAGTCTGCAAGTCGCTATTGCATTTCAACAGTCAAACTCGAATATAAAAATGATTTCAATGCTCCGAGAAATTAATCAAAAAAATCAAATTTTGGAGCGGGCACAAGAATTAAACGTTAGATTAAGCCAAACAAAGGATGCATTCTTAAAAAATCTATCGAATGAATTAAAAACACCTCTGTCGTTTATACACGGTTTCTCCGAATTATTACAAAGTACAGAACCATCCAATTCACAACAAATTCAATCGCATGTTGAATCAATTTATTTAGAGAGTGAAAAACTAAATGACCTTTTAAGTGATCTTTTATTAATCACTAATCTAGAAACAGAACTTGTTCTGAAAAAGGAAGATTTATCTATTAAACAGATTGTTGATTTTAGTTTAGAAAAAGTCCAAGAAATAATTAAGCGTAAAAAGCTGGAAGTAAATTTAACGATTGCGGGTAACGTTTTAGCTGATAAAGTACTATTTACGAAAGCGTTATTTAATCTAGTAAAAAATGCTGCCTATTATAATCAGCGTAATGGAAAAATTGATATTTTTTCTGAAAAGTTAAAAAATGAAACACGAATAACTGTTCGAGATTCCGGGATTGGTATTTCTGAAGAAAGTCTTAAGAATGTATTTGATAAATTCTATCGAGCAGTCAATGCAGATTCTTATGAAGGAATTGGAGTTGGTTTGTTTATTACTAAAAGAGTAATTGAATTGCATGGTGGTTCAGTTACTGCTACAAGCGAGTTAATGAAAGGAAGTACATTTCAAATTCATTTACCAAACTAA
- the fliG gene encoding flagellar motor switch protein FliG: MLSKKTNLTGRQKAAIFLIAVGSEVSTEIFKHLREDEIEQITFEIARLDKITPEDKEKVLVEFNELMMAQGFITNGGIDFARSLLEKALGNQKAIDIINRLTSSLQVRPFDFVRRTDPAQLLNFIQGEHPQTIALILSYLDPNKAASILSALPHTIQAEVAKRIATMDRVSPDVLREVERVLERKLSTLASEDYTTAGGIDSVVEILNNVDRGTEKTIIEALEEEDPELAEEIKKRMFVFEDIVLLDDRAIQKVMREVDNTELAKALKSVDSEVQEKIFKNMSKRAANLLREDMDFMGPVRLKDVEDAQQKIVNIIRKLEEAGEIVVARSGEDELIV; encoded by the coding sequence ATGCTAAGTAAAAAGACAAACCTAACCGGTCGCCAAAAGGCTGCTATTTTCTTAATAGCTGTAGGAAGTGAAGTATCCACTGAAATCTTCAAACATTTACGAGAAGATGAAATTGAGCAAATTACATTTGAGATTGCTCGTCTTGATAAAATTACCCCCGAAGACAAAGAAAAGGTTTTAGTAGAGTTCAACGAACTTATGATGGCACAAGGATTTATCACCAATGGTGGTATTGACTTTGCTCGATCGCTCCTCGAAAAAGCTCTCGGTAATCAAAAAGCAATTGATATTATCAATCGTCTGACTTCTTCTTTGCAGGTTCGACCTTTCGACTTTGTGCGAAGAACTGACCCTGCGCAATTATTAAACTTTATACAGGGGGAGCACCCGCAGACCATCGCTTTGATTCTCTCCTATCTAGACCCAAACAAAGCTGCTAGTATTCTTTCTGCGCTTCCTCATACAATTCAAGCGGAAGTTGCAAAGCGGATTGCTACCATGGACCGTGTAAGTCCTGACGTTCTACGTGAGGTCGAGCGGGTATTAGAGCGTAAACTCTCTACTCTCGCGTCCGAGGATTACACGACCGCGGGTGGTATCGATTCTGTTGTGGAAATTCTCAACAACGTGGATCGTGGAACAGAAAAAACTATCATCGAGGCTCTCGAAGAAGAAGATCCAGAATTGGCAGAAGAAATCAAAAAACGTATGTTCGTATTCGAAGATATCGTATTACTCGACGACCGTGCGATTCAAAAAGTTATGCGCGAGGTGGACAACACAGAGCTTGCAAAAGCTCTCAAGTCAGTAGACTCAGAAGTGCAAGAGAAAATTTTCAAGAACATGTCCAAACGGGCGGCGAACCTACTCCGAGAAGATATGGACTTCATGGGTCCTGTTCGATTGAAAGATGTGGAAGATGCACAGCAAAAAATTGTAAATATCATACGTAAACTAGAGGAAGCGGGCGAAATTGTGGTTGCTCGTTCTGGTGAAGATGAACTCATAGTTTAA
- a CDS encoding transposase, which produces MEIAIFLIEEAIRRGIKFEFVVADAWYGSSPNFTDYLEAKGLKYIVSIKSNRNIFYKFPNDLKSSEHKISELLTLIEPDAFRPLDIKLSDGSIKKIYFVRMDLKVKGLSGKEE; this is translated from the coding sequence ATAGAGATTGCGATTTTTCTAATAGAAGAAGCTATTCGACGAGGAATCAAATTTGAATTCGTTGTTGCAGATGCATGGTATGGTTCTAGCCCTAATTTTACTGACTATTTAGAGGCTAAAGGTTTGAAGTATATTGTATCAATTAAAAGTAATCGAAATATATTTTACAAATTTCCTAATGATTTAAAAAGTAGTGAGCACAAGATAAGTGAGTTACTTACACTCATAGAGCCTGACGCATTTCGCCCCTTAGATATTAAATTATCTGATGGTTCGATTAAGAAAATATATTTTGTTAGGATGGATTTAAAAGTAAAAGGATTAAGTGGAAAAGAAGAGTGA
- a CDS encoding DEAD/DEAH box helicase family protein yields MSNFSFLSQHYPEIANTFQLAESYIYTDPASFLVKLRTGCEYIVSRFYEKKGYFKYQNANFSDLLGGEDFKKSVPAMIVNLLHVIRKSGNKAAHEFNVKPDTDSLVKNLEYVYHISNWFYLVTQNPSYEVKSFQIPPKQPSFLELQEALKKKEEETKALIEELRKEAKNNKPSDKVSIEATKEQGEAFVKTLGLTEAQTRTLLIDQMFKDAEWDLQINFQDNERNSGKLRLVSEFKVTQLDGRFGYVDYVLMGKDDLPLALLEAKKTSVSAAKGKSQALEYANSLEKQFGKRPVIFYSNGHDTWIWQDEILPPRQIWGMYTPEKLEYLHFQKENRKPLKDATINMKIIDREFQLEGVRRVLESFEANRRKALVVMATGTGKTRLAIAIAEVLLKANWAKRILFLADRKELRDQAEDSFKEYIPSSPYVRITSELDSFDKSNRLFTSTYQTMMGKYLEFPVDFFDLIIADESHRSIYNFYRELFLYFDSMQIGLTATPTNYISRNTYKFFKVEDKDPTFAYSYKQAVENNPPYLVRYKGIIQSSGFIRKGIKYKNLTEEQISQLEDSEIVPDTLDFDREEVDRIIMNEDTNKRILRNLMENGIRDATGNRIGKSVIFARNIDHAELLIKLFNDDLYPELKGKFAEIIVSDNPRASEMLKGFKGKNTEFDYIQLAISVDMLDTGVDVPEIVNLVFAKPIYSYVKFHQMIGRGTRLCKNLFGLGMHKTHFLIFDHWENFKFFDENTDGYITEDTISITEQAFKERLQLLETLLNKKDSEAQKVIISLLQKDIDSLPEKSVSVREKWIHIEKVKDKQSWNNPNTDFFKLIREEITPLMRWRQIGGEEDAIRFDKKIAELQSSFFQNDSKTFLDLKEDVLANISNIRTNLNQVKPFLEYIELVSGSLFWENISFTSLEEMRIKLRDLMKYRVKREPVKKLTIDISDPLFEGTIREDDLSHADMDAYKKRVVEAVEHIADASIVIHKIRNAMPLTRDELYLLQNLVLEQKSNLTLDELRKKFSSITSLELFLRTIIGLEPETVRVEFKHFREDHTTLTGNQIQFLNLLEQEILKGGGIQFEKLYDMPFTRLHQDSIDGVFHSKEAEDLFLLLETFRLDKVG; encoded by the coding sequence ATGAGTAACTTTTCTTTTTTAAGTCAACATTATCCAGAAATCGCTAACACCTTTCAACTAGCTGAGTCTTATATCTACACTGACCCAGCCTCTTTTTTAGTGAAACTCAGGACAGGTTGTGAATATATTGTTAGCCGCTTTTATGAAAAGAAAGGCTACTTTAAATACCAGAATGCGAATTTTTCAGACCTCTTAGGTGGAGAAGATTTTAAGAAATCTGTTCCGGCTATGATTGTAAACCTACTTCATGTTATCCGCAAATCTGGAAATAAAGCAGCCCATGAATTCAATGTGAAGCCAGATACGGATAGTCTTGTTAAAAACTTAGAATATGTATATCATATTTCAAATTGGTTTTATCTAGTTACACAAAATCCATCGTATGAAGTAAAATCCTTTCAAATACCTCCCAAACAACCTTCCTTTTTAGAATTACAGGAAGCACTAAAAAAGAAAGAAGAAGAAACAAAAGCCCTAATCGAAGAGTTAAGGAAAGAAGCTAAGAATAATAAGCCTTCAGATAAGGTTTCAATCGAAGCTACCAAAGAACAAGGCGAAGCGTTTGTTAAGACACTTGGTTTAACCGAAGCTCAAACAAGAACTCTCTTAATAGACCAAATGTTTAAAGATGCCGAATGGGACTTACAAATTAACTTTCAGGATAACGAAAGGAATTCTGGTAAATTACGCTTAGTCTCTGAATTTAAAGTTACTCAGCTTGATGGTAGATTTGGATATGTAGACTATGTTTTAATGGGTAAGGATGATTTACCTCTCGCACTTCTTGAGGCGAAGAAAACTTCTGTCTCAGCAGCTAAAGGTAAATCACAGGCTCTTGAATATGCAAATTCTTTAGAAAAGCAATTCGGTAAACGTCCCGTTATTTTCTATTCCAATGGTCATGACACTTGGATATGGCAAGATGAGATTCTTCCTCCTAGACAAATTTGGGGGATGTATACTCCTGAGAAGTTAGAGTATCTCCATTTCCAAAAAGAGAATCGGAAACCTTTAAAGGATGCGACCATAAATATGAAAATTATAGATCGTGAGTTTCAGTTAGAAGGTGTTAGGAGAGTTCTTGAATCATTTGAGGCAAATCGAAGAAAGGCACTAGTCGTAATGGCAACCGGAACCGGTAAAACGCGATTAGCCATTGCAATAGCAGAAGTTCTATTAAAGGCAAATTGGGCTAAGAGAATTTTATTTCTTGCGGATAGAAAAGAGCTACGTGACCAAGCAGAAGATAGCTTCAAGGAATATATCCCCTCTTCTCCTTACGTTCGAATTACCTCTGAGTTAGATTCCTTTGATAAGAGCAATCGACTGTTTACCTCAACCTATCAGACAATGATGGGTAAGTATTTAGAATTTCCAGTAGATTTTTTTGATCTGATTATTGCGGATGAATCACATCGAAGTATCTATAATTTTTATAGAGAATTATTCCTGTATTTTGATTCTATGCAAATAGGACTCACGGCAACTCCAACCAATTATATTTCCAGAAACACCTATAAGTTTTTTAAAGTGGAAGACAAAGACCCAACGTTCGCCTATTCATATAAGCAGGCAGTTGAAAACAATCCTCCTTACCTAGTGCGGTATAAAGGGATTATCCAGTCCAGTGGGTTTATCAGAAAAGGAATCAAGTATAAAAATCTTACAGAAGAGCAAATCAGTCAGTTAGAAGATTCTGAAATTGTTCCAGATACTTTGGACTTTGACCGAGAAGAAGTAGACCGTATTATCATGAACGAAGATACGAATAAACGTATATTAAGAAATCTTATGGAGAACGGGATTAGAGATGCGACTGGAAATAGAATCGGCAAATCAGTAATATTCGCGCGAAACATTGACCATGCAGAGTTGCTAATCAAACTTTTTAATGATGACTTATATCCAGAGCTAAAAGGTAAATTTGCTGAAATCATTGTCAGTGATAATCCAAGAGCATCGGAAATGTTGAAAGGCTTTAAAGGAAAGAACACTGAGTTCGATTACATCCAATTAGCCATTTCAGTAGATATGTTAGATACAGGAGTTGACGTTCCAGAGATTGTAAATCTTGTTTTTGCGAAGCCGATTTACTCCTATGTTAAATTTCATCAAATGATTGGAAGAGGAACTAGACTTTGTAAAAACTTATTTGGACTTGGTATGCATAAGACTCATTTTCTCATCTTCGACCACTGGGAAAATTTTAAATTCTTCGACGAAAATACGGATGGCTATATCACTGAGGATACTATTTCCATTACCGAGCAGGCTTTTAAAGAAAGATTACAACTACTTGAAACTCTATTGAATAAAAAAGATTCAGAAGCTCAGAAAGTAATCATATCCCTATTACAAAAGGATATTGATAGTTTGCCGGAGAAATCAGTATCCGTTAGAGAAAAATGGATTCATATAGAAAAAGTTAAAGACAAACAAAGTTGGAACAATCCAAATACTGATTTCTTTAAACTCATCCGAGAGGAAATAACACCTCTTATGCGTTGGAGACAAATTGGAGGAGAAGAAGATGCTATACGGTTTGATAAAAAGATAGCAGAATTACAATCTTCTTTCTTTCAAAATGATTCAAAAACTTTTTTAGATTTGAAAGAAGATGTTTTAGCAAATATTTCTAACATACGAACAAACTTGAATCAAGTAAAACCATTTTTAGAATACATTGAGTTAGTTTCTGGTTCTCTATTCTGGGAGAATATTTCTTTTACCTCGCTCGAAGAAATGAGAATTAAACTTCGCGATCTTATGAAATATCGAGTTAAACGAGAACCTGTAAAGAAATTGACAATTGATATTAGTGATCCGCTATTCGAAGGAACAATTCGGGAAGACGATCTTAGTCATGCGGACATGGATGCTTATAAAAAAAGAGTCGTGGAAGCAGTTGAGCATATCGCAGATGCAAGTATAGTCATTCATAAAATTAGAAATGCAATGCCACTTACTAGAGATGAATTGTATCTACTTCAAAATCTAGTTTTGGAACAAAAATCAAATTTAACATTGGATGAGCTTCGAAAGAAATTTAGTAGTATCACAAGTCTCGAATTATTTTTAAGAACCATCATTGGATTAGAGCCAGAAACCGTAAGAGTTGAATTCAAACATTTTAGAGAAGATCATACTACTCTTACTGGAAATCAAATTCAGTTTTTAAACTTGCTCGAACAAGAAATCCTTAAAGGTGGGGGAATTCAATTTGAGAAATTGTACGATATGCCTTTCACTAGACTACACCAGGACAGCATAGACGGTGTATTTCATTCGAAAGAAGCAGAGGATTTATTTTTACTTCTCGAAACATTCCGTCTTGATAAAGTGGGTTGA
- a CDS encoding transposase: protein MDFILNEHSDLFSEYINSFDPLWVRKEQKEYFEKTLKGFSSEIKRKNIERISETIIDQDYQNLHHFITTSPWDKKDMNEIRINFMREHSNSYPTKKAILVIDDSGVLKRGNSTEGVGHQYIGQVGKVANGNVFVTSHLVSEFKHMPLDIKEFIPEDKTKTKEEQNLQQR from the coding sequence GTGGATTTCATACTTAACGAGCATTCCGATTTATTTAGCGAGTATATAAATTCTTTCGATCCATTATGGGTAAGGAAAGAGCAAAAAGAATATTTTGAGAAGACCTTAAAAGGTTTTAGTTCAGAGATAAAACGGAAAAATATTGAGCGGATTTCCGAAACGATAATAGATCAGGATTATCAAAATCTCCATCATTTCATTACAACTTCTCCTTGGGATAAGAAGGATATGAATGAGATACGTATTAACTTTATGCGAGAGCATAGTAACTCTTATCCGACAAAGAAAGCGATATTAGTCATTGATGATTCTGGTGTTCTTAAAAGAGGCAATTCGACAGAAGGCGTTGGGCATCAATATATTGGTCAAGTTGGAAAAGTGGCTAATGGCAACGTATTCGTAACCTCACATTTAGTGAGTGAGTTCAAGCATATGCCATTAGATATAAAAGAATTTATACCCGAAGATAAAACTAAAACCAAAGAAGAACAAAATTTACAACAAAGATAG
- a CDS encoding inositol monophosphatase, whose translation MSNATAPELNFPLEEIQARVNFIEEKIGFIIDTVKRIQQELAISSTLTDAEEKDLLGEVERKVHDALNKVITKIFPDDSVSSEEEHHQHGKNNFTWVLDPIDGSMNFLRKLPLYAISIGIQHRETNVAGVVIVPELNDVYKAILGQGVTKNLSKIRVSEIQLLDRALLISSFPINRKVILHEILADLSAFLTSGRSIRRTGSIVLDLCWLAEGRIDGLWEKRVGSWDLSAVSVILKEAGATISDYKGDQMITYPSDVVISNGFIHNQILEVLKKARQELSLN comes from the coding sequence ATGAGTAACGCTACTGCTCCTGAACTAAACTTCCCTTTAGAGGAAATTCAAGCCCGTGTCAATTTCATCGAAGAAAAAATTGGCTTCATCATTGATACGGTAAAACGAATCCAACAAGAATTAGCCATTTCCTCCACATTAACTGACGCGGAAGAAAAAGATCTTCTTGGTGAAGTGGAACGAAAAGTACACGATGCACTAAACAAAGTAATCACCAAAATTTTTCCCGATGATTCTGTGTCTTCCGAAGAAGAACACCACCAACATGGAAAAAATAATTTTACTTGGGTATTAGATCCAATTGATGGTTCAATGAACTTTCTTCGAAAACTTCCACTTTATGCGATTTCTATAGGAATCCAACATAGAGAAACTAACGTTGCTGGCGTCGTAATTGTTCCTGAATTGAATGACGTTTACAAAGCAATTTTAGGTCAAGGGGTTACTAAGAATTTGTCCAAGATTCGAGTTTCCGAAATCCAACTATTAGATCGGGCACTCCTTATATCTTCTTTTCCAATCAACCGAAAAGTTATCCTACACGAAATTCTCGCTGACCTATCTGCATTCCTTACTTCTGGACGATCTATCCGTCGTACTGGCTCTATTGTATTGGACTTATGCTGGTTAGCCGAAGGTCGTATCGATGGACTTTGGGAAAAACGTGTTGGCTCATGGGACTTATCCGCAGTATCCGTTATTCTCAAAGAAGCAGGCGCCACAATCTCCGACTACAAAGGCGACCAAATGATTACTTATCCAAGTGATGTTGTTATTTCTAACGGTTTTATTCACAATCAAATTCTAGAAGTTTTGAAGAAAGCTAGACAAGAGTTGTCGTTGAATTAG
- a CDS encoding nuclease gives MTTKPTGISTPTYNSILKDISLIYENAQEEGDGNWNKTTLFAHWKIGERIIEVEQGQKERAAYGDMVLKQLSKDLNRKFGKGFSDRNLRYMRKFYQLYKLKEVKTQLSWSHYRELLLLDNSVIRLKLENQAIQEGWSRDELLKRVKLALAGKTEKSEAGNQNEPIKERLKRPLMRLYLYRSLQKFSSDLEPSVPNLDLGFSIRLKVNKSYALISNNGNDLLKLKVGSVIESRRKGSSYYFESVSSLKEMYTYKAYLERVIDGDTLLVNIDLGFSVFIEQRLRLRGLDAPELGTSKGNATKKFLESRLKDCDFLIIKTHGSDKYDRYLVDVFYLKGEDNEDKVLREGTFLNNELLESKMALLVL, from the coding sequence ATGACCACGAAACCCACAGGCATCTCAACACCAACTTACAACTCTATCCTAAAAGACATCTCACTCATCTACGAAAACGCACAAGAAGAAGGTGATGGTAATTGGAATAAAACAACGTTATTCGCTCACTGGAAAATAGGTGAAAGGATAATCGAAGTAGAACAAGGACAAAAAGAAAGAGCGGCTTATGGGGATATGGTGCTTAAACAATTATCGAAGGACTTGAATCGAAAGTTTGGAAAAGGTTTCTCGGATAGGAATTTGAGATATATGAGAAAGTTCTATCAACTTTACAAATTGAAGGAAGTTAAAACACAATTGTCTTGGAGTCACTATCGGGAATTGTTACTTTTGGATAATTCTGTTATTAGATTGAAGCTAGAGAATCAGGCGATTCAGGAAGGTTGGTCGAGGGATGAATTGTTAAAACGAGTTAAACTTGCCTTAGCCGGTAAGACTGAAAAATCGGAGGCGGGAAATCAAAATGAGCCAATAAAAGAAAGGCTGAAACGACCATTGATGAGGTTGTATTTATACCGCAGTTTACAAAAATTTTCGTCAGATTTGGAACCGTCGGTTCCAAATCTGGATTTAGGCTTTTCTATTCGTTTAAAGGTTAATAAGAGTTATGCGCTAATATCTAATAACGGGAATGATTTGCTAAAGCTCAAGGTTGGTTCGGTGATTGAGTCTAGGAGGAAGGGTAGTTCGTATTACTTCGAGTCAGTGTCGAGTTTGAAAGAGATGTACACCTACAAGGCTTACTTGGAGCGGGTCATTGACGGAGATACTTTACTGGTCAATATTGATTTGGGTTTTTCGGTTTTCATCGAACAACGTCTGCGATTACGCGGATTAGACGCTCCTGAGCTTGGGACGAGCAAAGGTAATGCCACAAAGAAATTTTTAGAGTCTCGTTTGAAGGATTGTGATTTTTTGATTATTAAGACTCACGGTAGCGACAAATACGATCGGTATCTTGTGGACGTGTTTTATTTGAAGGGTGAGGATAATGAGGATAAGGTTTTACGTGAGGGGACTTTTTTGAATAATGAGTTGTTGGAAAGTAAGATGGCTTTGTTGGTGTTGTGA
- a CDS encoding transposase — MIIETDRIGDWANAEVSYFISNATELRDDTVIRYYHRRNWIEVFYREVKDFLGADEYQVRSMDRILRHWTLCIVTYSMMQWLQHGKAIKEFVKKTIDLWRRSNCMQDLFEKKNN; from the coding sequence GTGATAATTGAAACTGATAGAATTGGCGATTGGGCAAATGCAGAGGTAAGTTATTTTATTTCCAATGCAACTGAATTGCGCGATGACACTGTTATCCGCTACTATCATAGACGGAATTGGATAGAAGTATTCTATAGAGAAGTAAAAGACTTTTTAGGAGCAGACGAATATCAAGTAAGGAGTATGGATAGAATTCTTCGACATTGGACATTATGCATAGTAACCTACAGCATGATGCAATGGCTACAACATGGAAAAGCAATCAAGGAATTCGTAAAAAAAACGATTGACCTTTGGAGACGTTCAAACTGTATGCAGGATTTATTTGAAAAAAAGAATAATTGA